A genomic segment from Leptospira fainei serovar Hurstbridge str. BUT 6 encodes:
- a CDS encoding ParA family protein gives MIVVSIANQKGGEGKTTTSLNLAWGLARRGKKTLIIDIDPQANSTGIFLNPDSLERSMHNIFQAKAKVRDVMVPTHVENLSIAPSRLALAEAETVAAIVDAPYILRDALADLEKDLDFCIIDCPPSLSIFTINALVASNYVIIPLQAEKFSVDGILGLQQTINSIKKRINPGLEILGALVTQLKPQTLLTKTIVPVLTKYFRIFENSISDGVAVGESHLAKKSVFEYNKSSRQAQEYEGFVEEFLNELKK, from the coding sequence ATGATCGTAGTATCTATCGCAAATCAAAAGGGAGGGGAAGGTAAAACGACCACCTCTTTGAATCTCGCATGGGGCCTCGCGCGCCGTGGTAAAAAAACTCTTATAATAGACATCGATCCTCAGGCAAACTCGACGGGAATTTTTTTGAATCCCGATAGTCTTGAAAGATCCATGCATAATATCTTTCAAGCCAAGGCAAAAGTAAGAGACGTCATGGTTCCTACCCATGTAGAAAATCTAAGTATTGCGCCGTCTCGGCTCGCGCTCGCGGAAGCGGAGACAGTCGCGGCCATCGTAGATGCTCCATATATTCTTCGGGATGCTTTAGCCGACCTTGAAAAGGATTTGGATTTTTGTATTATTGACTGTCCTCCTAGCCTTTCCATTTTCACAATTAATGCACTCGTTGCGTCCAATTATGTGATCATTCCGTTACAGGCGGAAAAGTTTTCGGTGGATGGAATTCTCGGACTGCAACAGACGATCAATAGCATTAAAAAAAGGATTAATCCCGGCCTGGAAATACTCGGAGCGCTAGTAACTCAACTAAAGCCTCAAACCTTGCTGACCAAAACTATCGTTCCTGTTCTTACAAAATACTTTAGGATTTTTGAAAATAGTATTTCTGACGGCGTCGCCGTAGGTGAATCTCATCTGGCAAAGAAATCGGTCTTCGAATACAATAAATCCAGCCGCCAAGCGCAGGAATATGAAGGTTTTGTAGAGGAGTTCCTGAATGAGCTCAAAAAGTAA
- a CDS encoding helix-turn-helix domain-containing protein — protein sequence MGEHYPYIKFLSDIIESGVWARLSAAGKTLYLVLLKFSDQNFKPVWPSNEILLKLTGLKTKKSINEGKRDLVKAGLLQFVPGTGHKNTMYYFCFNYPGSKIPPQGVIFGNPRGVEAGTPGVQGGIPEGVRDGSPNNINITIHNTQNQKPDPRKEAQKLSLDLLAKEYGPGILAEAMEIAKLQNQEGNLYYIRGICRNLSGGNRQPNFEQQAGMTRQNQATSVNGYEASWQGFLDWCKDLLSPSTVSTLQNIRVEPDGRTLLVMDPVPIALRTIVTKYFTDTIHPSILVIFSAKQEENRTKV from the coding sequence ATGGGCGAGCATTATCCATATATCAAATTCCTGTCAGATATCATTGAATCTGGGGTTTGGGCTCGCCTTTCTGCAGCAGGGAAAACATTGTATTTGGTGCTGCTTAAATTTAGCGACCAGAACTTTAAACCGGTCTGGCCTAGCAATGAGATCCTGCTAAAACTCACAGGCCTAAAAACAAAGAAATCCATTAACGAGGGCAAGAGAGATCTGGTTAAGGCCGGCCTCTTGCAATTTGTACCGGGCACCGGGCACAAAAATACCATGTATTACTTCTGCTTCAACTACCCCGGTTCTAAAATTCCACCCCAGGGGGTTATTTTTGGAAACCCCAGGGGGGTAGAAGCCGGAACCCCGGGGGTTCAAGGGGGTATCCCGGAGGGGGTTCGAGATGGATCCCCAAACAATATTAATATAACCATCCATAATACCCAAAACCAGAAACCAGATCCGCGCAAGGAGGCGCAGAAATTATCCTTAGATTTACTCGCGAAGGAATATGGGCCTGGCATTCTTGCTGAGGCCATGGAGATAGCGAAGCTCCAGAATCAGGAAGGTAATTTATACTATATTCGAGGGATTTGCAGGAATCTTTCCGGTGGGAATCGACAGCCGAATTTTGAGCAGCAGGCGGGAATGACTCGGCAAAACCAAGCGACTTCCGTTAACGGCTACGAAGCGTCATGGCAAGGATTTTTGGACTGGTGTAAGGATTTGCTTTCCCCTTCCACCGTCTCGACTTTGCAAAATATTCGAGTCGAGCCGGACGGCAGAACGTTGTTGGTTATGGATCCGGTACCGATTGCCTTGAGAACAATCGTTACAAAGTACTTCACAGACACAATCCATCCATCGATACTGGTTATATTTTCCGCAAAGCAAGAGGAGAATCGTACAAAAGTATGA
- a CDS encoding ParB/RepB/Spo0J family partition protein gives MSSKSKRLGSLADVFQAEKLEGTIRKIRLDKIRPSESQPRQERKKGVEELAQSLQKDGLLQPILVTKQPDGEYYTIIAGERRFHAATLLNWAEVECKILDRDAKETFRLAIIENLQRENLSPYEEIEAMSHLKMTFSYTDLELGNLFGKSRSYMTELLGISGLNKEELKICRDSGIETKNLLIQAASASKKGAFQDFIQRFNSGELKTVKDAKSFNRSEDTLFPTVAKPRESAAVSEHSLHPYKIGKKGNSILLSSDDEEFLQEMYKFLRKEIPKKFGKSP, from the coding sequence ATGAGCTCAAAAAGTAAACGCCTCGGATCGCTAGCAGATGTCTTTCAGGCGGAAAAGTTAGAAGGCACGATTCGAAAAATAAGATTAGATAAGATTCGTCCTTCGGAAAGCCAACCTAGGCAGGAACGAAAAAAGGGAGTGGAAGAACTTGCCCAAAGTCTTCAAAAAGATGGCCTGCTTCAACCGATATTGGTAACAAAACAACCGGATGGAGAGTACTATACAATCATAGCCGGTGAAAGACGATTTCACGCGGCGACTCTACTCAACTGGGCCGAAGTAGAATGCAAAATCCTAGACCGCGACGCAAAGGAAACGTTCCGGCTGGCAATTATAGAAAATCTTCAACGAGAAAATCTATCCCCTTACGAAGAGATAGAAGCCATGAGTCATTTAAAGATGACCTTCTCTTACACTGATCTAGAACTCGGAAACCTGTTTGGAAAAAGCAGAAGCTATATGACCGAACTTCTTGGAATTTCCGGATTGAATAAGGAAGAATTAAAAATTTGCCGAGATTCCGGAATCGAAACTAAGAACTTGCTCATCCAAGCCGCGAGCGCCTCTAAAAAAGGGGCATTTCAAGATTTTATTCAGAGATTCAATTCCGGGGAACTCAAAACAGTAAAAGATGCAAAGTCCTTCAATAGATCAGAGGACACCCTCTTCCCGACAGTAGCCAAGCCTCGCGAATCGGCCGCTGTTTCGGAGCATTCCCTCCACCCTTATAAGATAGGGAAAAAAGGAAATTCTATTCTATTATCTTCCGACGATGAAGAATTTCTTCAGGAAATGTATAAATTTCTGAGAAAAGAAATTCCAAAAAAATTCGGGAAATCCCCTTAA